The proteins below are encoded in one region of Engraulis encrasicolus isolate BLACKSEA-1 chromosome 1, IST_EnEncr_1.0, whole genome shotgun sequence:
- the LOC134454346 gene encoding GTP-binding protein 2-like — protein sequence MDAQVPGHCGGSKPSPNAPKTTHVNVAPGSESSQGNNRRKKTRRGKRGRRKRGKKQRDDPPPYLPPEAEEGNIEYKLKLVNPTQYRFEHLATQLKWRLQEGRGEALYQIGVEDNGLLVGLSQSEMTASLSTLRRMAEKVGADITLLREREVDYGSAETGCRKIAEVLVRKVPDNQQFLDLRVAVLGNVDVGKSTLLGVLTQGELDNGRGRARLNLFRHLHEIQTGRTSSISFEILGFNSKGEVVNYSESRTAEEICESSSKMITFMDLAGHHKYLKTTIFGLTSYCPDFAMLVVGANTGIVGTTREHLGLAMALKVPIFVVVSKVDVCVCGRGALERTLRQLTRLLKQPGCSRLPLLVANGDDAVSAAQHFTHSSSVTPIFTVSSVSGENLDLLKIFLNVLPPLSNSKEQEELMQQLTEFQVDEIYSVPDVGTVVGGTLYSGVCGEGERLLVGPTEEGGFLRARVQSIQRNRSSVRVLRAGQAATLALGNVPRTLLRKGMVMVSPKMRPVICWRFEAAVVLLFHAKSFRPGFQVTVHVGNVRQTATVECLHGKEELRTGESGVVCFRFLKHAEYLRVGAKLLFRQGLTKGIGHVAQLLLTSANTPDQNHSP from the exons ATGGATGCCCAGGTACCAGGCCACTGCGGGGGATCCAAACCCTCTCCAAACGCACCCAAAACAACCCATGTGAACGTCGCGCCGGGCAGCGAGTCTTCCCAAGGCAATAATAGACGGAAAAAAACGAGAAGAGGGAAAAGAGGCAGGAGGAAACGAGGGAAGAAGCAGAGGGATGACCCACCCCCTTATTTACCACCGGAG GCGGAGGAGGGGAACATCGAGTATAAG CTAAAGCTGGTGAACCCGACCCAGTACCGTTTTGAGCACCTGGCAACGCAGCTGAAGTGGCGTCTGCAGGAGGGGCGGGGCGAGGCGCTCTACCAAATAGGAGTGGAGGACAACGGCCTGCTGGTCggcctcagccaatcagagaTGACCGCCTCACTCAGCACGCTCAGACGCATGGCGGagaa ggtgGGTGCGGACATCAcgttgctgagagagagagaggtggactaCGGCTCTGCGGAGACAGGCTGCCGTAAGATCGCTGAGGTGCTCGTGCGGAAAGTCCCGGATAATCAGCAG tttcttGACCTGCGCGTGGCCGTGCTGGGTAACGTGGACGTGGGCAAGTCGACCCTGCTGGGCGTGCTGACCCAGGGGGAGCTGGATAACGGGCGCGGCCGCGCCAGACTCAACCTCTTCAGGCATCTCCACGAGATCCAGACCGGCCGCACATCCAGCATCAGCTTCGAGATCCTGGGATTCAATAGCAAGGGAGAG GTGGTGAACTACAGCGAGTCCCGTACAGCAGAGGAGATCTGTGAGAGCTCGTCCAAGATGATCACCTTTATGGACCTGGCGGGCCACCATAAGTACCTCAAGACCACCATATTCGGCCTCACCAGCTACTGCCCAGACTTCGCCATGCTGGTAGTGGGGGCCAACACGGGCATag tgggcACGACACGTGAGCACCTGGGCCTCGCCATGGCACTGAAGGTGCCTATCTTCGTGGTAGTGAGCaag gtggacgtgtgtgtgtgtggccgggggGCTCTGGAGCGGACGTTAAGGCAGCTAACCAGGCTCCTGAAGCAGCCGGGATGCAGCAGACTGCCCCTGCTGGTGGCCAATGGCGATGACGCCGTCAGTGCAGCGCAGCACTTCACACACTCATCAAG cGTGACGCCCATCTTCACGGTGTCGAGTGTGTCTGGTGAGAATCTGGATCTGCTGAAGATCTTCCTGAATGTTCTACCGCCTCTTAGCAACAGCAAAGAACAGGAGGAGCTCATGCAACAACTGACCGAGTtccag GTGGATGAGATCTACTCAGTGCCAGATGTAGGAACAGTGGTGGGAGGAACGCTGTACag tggtgtgtgtggggagggcgaGCGGCTGCTGGTGGGCCCCACAGAGGAGGGGGGTTTCCTGCGGGCCAGAGTGCAGAGCATCCAGAGGAACCGCTCCAGCGTCCGCGTACTGCGAGCCGGCCAGGCAGCCACCCTGGCACTGGGGAACGTACCACGCACACTGCTcagaaag ggcaTGGTGATGGTCAGTCCTAAGATGAGGCCAGTCATCTGCTGGCGTTTCGAGGCGGCCGTGGTGCTGCTCTTCCACGCCAAGAGCTTCCGGCCGGGCTTCCAAGTCACCGTACACGTGGGCAACGTCAGGCAGACCGCCACAGTGGAATGCTTACacggcaag GAGGAGTTGCGTACAGGTGAGAGCGGTGTGGTGTGTTTCCGGTTCCTGAAGCATGCAGAGTATCTTCGCGTGGGAGCCAAGCTGCTGTTTCGTCAAGGACTCACCAAGGGCATCGGACACGTAGCCCAGCTCCTGCTAACCAGCGCTAACACACCAGACCAGAACCACAgcccgtag